From the Lathyrus oleraceus cultivar Zhongwan6 chromosome 4, CAAS_Psat_ZW6_1.0, whole genome shotgun sequence genome, one window contains:
- the LOC127076700 gene encoding probable ribonuclease P/MRP protein subunit POP5 has product MVFKNRYMVMEVFMNPNREQASGDSIIITQFNISNAIKDSIMVNFGECGLAASLGSFQVKYVNPITNVCIIRASREEHEKVWASITMVRSIGNFPVVFNLLDLSGNLQASKTAALKCEKAKFEQYKLMVGDRLSADDTHRMNNHLAKIELLEH; this is encoded by the exons ATGGTGTTCAAAAACAGGTACATGGTGATGGAAGTTTTTATGAATCCTAATAGAGAACAAGCATCGGGTGATTCTATTATAATTACTCAGTTTAATATCTCTAATGCTATAAAAGATAGCATCATGGTGAATTTTGGGGAGTGTGGTTTGGCGGCATCACTAGGATCATTTCAGG TTAAGTATGTGAATCCAATCACTAATGTGTGCATTATTAGAGCTTCAAGAGAGGAGCATGAAAAAGTATGGGCTTCTATTACTATGGTTAGAAGTATTGGAAATTTTCCAGTGGTGTTTAATTTACTTGATTTATCTG GAAATTTACAGGCTTCTAAAACCGCCGCATTGAAGTGCGAAAAAGCAAAATTTGAACAGTACAAACTTATGGTTGGTGATCGATTGTCAGCTGACGATACTCATCGTATGAATAATCATCTTGCAAAGATTGAACTTTTGGAGCACTGA
- the LOC127138194 gene encoding patellin-5, which translates to FLSKLEFHFRSLGTDWDKVVFTNGYDKEGHPVYYNVFGEFENKELYQKSFSDDEKRNKFIRWRIQSLEKSVRKLDFAPSGIATIVQINDLKNSPGFVKKELRQATNQALQLLQDNYPEFVAKQIFINVPWWYLAFSRMISPFLTQRTKSKFVFAGSSKSSDTLFKYIAPEQVPVQYGGLSREGEQEFTTADPATEVIIKPATKHAVEFPISEMWISDFGVY; encoded by the exons TTTCTGTCAAAGCTTGAATTTCATTTTCGAAGCCTTGGAACTGATTGGGACAAAGTTGTTTTCACCAATGGTTATGACAAAGAAGGTCATCCGGTTTACTACAATGTTTTTGGCGAGTTTGAGAACAAGGAATTGTATCAAAAAAGTTTCTCTGACGACGAGAAGAGAAACAAGTTTATCCGTTGGAGGATTCAGTCATTGGAGAAAAGTGTTAGAAAACTCGACTTTGCTCCATCTGGAATCGCTACTATTGTTCAAATTAATGATCTTAAAAATTCTCCTGGATTTGTTAAGAAGGAGCTTAGACAAGCTACTAATCAGGCACTTCAATTGCTTCAGGATAACTACCCCGAATTTGTTGCCAAACAG ATTTTTATCAATGTTCCTTGGTGGTACCTTGCCTTTTCTAGGATGATTAGTCCTTTCCTGACACAGAGGACCAAGAGCAAATTTGTATTTGCTGGCTCCTCCAAATCTTCTGATACCCTTTTCAA ATATATAGCTCCTGAGCAAGTGCCAGTTCAATATGGAGGACTTAGCAGAGAAGGCGAACAGGAATTCACCACGGCTGACCCTGCTACAGAGGTTATTATCAAACCAGCAACAAAACATGCTGTTGAGTTCCCAATTTCTGAG ATGTGGATCTCAGATTTTGGGGTATATTAG